The genomic region CAAGTCGCGCGCGAAGGTATTGTAATAGGCGATCCGACCGTCTAGATCGGTGGCGATGACCGCATTGCGGACTTGAGAGAGTAAGGAGGCTTGAAAGGCGATTTGCGCTTGAGCTTGCTTGCGTTCGGTGATATCTTGAGCGACGACCATCCCGGCGATCGCCTCTCCGGCGTCGTTTTTGACGCTGACGCTTTGCAAGAGTAAGGCGCGATCGTGGTAAGCGATTTCGTGAGGGGTTTCGATTCCGGCGAGGGATTCTCGATAAATCGGTTCGATCAGCTCGATTTCGTCTGGGGTGAGCGCTTCCCACAGGGTTTTCCCTTCCAAATCTTCTGGGGTGTAACCGGACCACTCCTGCAAAGCTTGACCGCCGACGACGAGATAGCGCAAATCGCGATCGAAGAGAAAAATTGCGCCGTTGGGAAAGTGTTCGGCGACGGTTCGGTAAAGGCGATCGCTGCGTTCGAGGGCTGCTTGGCTTTGCTGGCGGTCGATCGCCGCCCCCAGGATATGGGCGATCGCCTGGAGAAAGTGAACGTCATCCTCGCTGAACTCCCGATATTGCCGGGTGTGAATTCCGAAAACGCCGTAGGGGCGATCGTGTAAGCCGATGGTCACGCTGACCCCACTGACCACTTGGTGTTGGTGCAGTAATTCCGGCCCGTTGAAGCGCGTTTCCGTCGATAAGTCGCGCACGATCGCGGGTTCGTCAGAATACAGAGTATAGCCCGCTTGCGATTCCCGTTCGGTTCCCACCGTCGCCGTTCCCACCAAACCCGGTTTCCAGCCGATCCCGACTTTGAGCAGCAATTCCCGGCGGTCGGGCAGCAATTCTAAGATTTTGGTATATTCGACGGCCAAAATTTCGGCCACGACATTCACGGCGCACTGCATCAAGGTTTCGAGATCGTCGGTGGCTAAAGCTTCTTGACCCAACTCGGCGATCGCCGCTTGTTGGCGTTCCCGGATTTTGAGTTGGTTTTCCGCCTGTTTGCGATCGGTGATTTCTCGTTGGGCACCGCAATGTCCCACGATCCGTCCCGCTTCGTCATAGAGACAGGTGTAGCTTCCTTCCACCCACATCGGGGTTCCGTCTAATTTTTGTTCCCGATATTCGAGTTCTAAAATGCCGCGATCGAATAACTCCCGCCACAGTTGTTTGGCATCGTCGAGATCGTGGGAGAAAAACTCTGCCGGAGTCATGCCGAGTAATTGTTCTCGGGTACCGCCATATTGCTTGACAAAGGCGTCATTGACTTCACTGAGGCGTTCGTGGCTGAAGGTGTAGTCGAGTAAGGCGTCTTTGTCGGCCCCATCGTTCCAGGCGACGCCAAAATCGAAGCTGAACAAGAAAAAACCGTCAATGGCTTGATTGAAAAATAAATCGAAGCGTTTTTTACTTTCTTGTAAGGCGATCGCTTCCGTGGAGACGATCGCGCCGACTTCCCCGAGGCGATCGGTGGCGGCTTGGTCGTCTTCTTCTCTGGCAATTTCGGGATATTTTTGTTGCAGTTGCACGACTTTGGCGCGCGCTTGCCATTGTTGGTAACATTGCAGCGATCGCCCCCGATAATCTCGGGCGATCGCCTTCATCGACTCGGCGCTATAAAAGTCGGCGGCGCGTTCGTAGCAGACGGCGCGTTCGTGAATTAACTCCCGATCGCGTGCAGTTTCGATGGCGCGATCGTAACTTTGTGCCGCTTGCCACTGCTGTTGTAAAACCCGCGCTTTTTCCGCTTCGACTAAGGCGAAATTACCCGCAAATTGACGATCCCACGGGGGAATTTGATGACGGTTTTCGAGGAAAGTATCGGTCTGCTGCACGACGGCCCGACGCTGTTGTTTCGACAAGTTCGGATAACTCGCCAATCCCGCTAAAATCCGATAAAAACTAAACCAAGATAACAACGCCGGATCCTGAAGGCGATCGAGTTCGATCGCCGCCCGTTCCCCCTTGACAAACGCCGTTTGAAAATCCCCAAACCAATAGGCGATCGTCAAACGCGTAAACCAAAACATCAACAGGGTCTCGTCCCCCCGCGATCGTGCGATCTCGACCCGTTCGGCTTCGAGGTCCGCATCGAGTGATCTCCCCGTTTCACCCCCTCGCGTTAAATCGGCGATCGCCCAGGCGACGGGGCGATCGCACGGATCGCAGGGGCACGACAGTTGCACTTCGAGTAAATTTTGTCCGGTTAATAAAGCGAGCATGTTCAAAAAGATGGCTATCGCGGGCGATCGCTTCGTCGTCGATCCCCTCCCCATGGCGGCGATCGTTCTCATCGCCAACCCGGTTATGAGTTTTCACAGCCACTCGACCCCCGCAGGTGAATGTCGAATCAGTCGGTCAACTAACGATCCTCTTTCAATCCTATTTAACTTTTGAAGGGTTCGGGGAGCGATAAGTCCCGCGCTGTATGCGAAGCATCAGCGTCGGGATACATGGACTCCCCTCGAAAAGTCTCATCCCCATGCCTCCGGCACGCTACGCGAACCATGGGGATGAGACCAGCATTTCCGAGCAGCTATAGCCTGTGGTAAACTCCGGCCATGCTGACCATGAACTACACCTACCGAATCTATCCAGATGCCTTGCAGCAGACTGAACTGCGGTCGTGGCTTGAGACGTGCCGAGGCGTATATAACTACGCGTTGCGCGAACTCAAGGACTGGATTGCTTCGCGTAAGTGTCCGGTAGACCGATGCTCGCTGGAAAAGGAATACATTATTCCCGCCAATGAGCCATTCCCGTCTTACCATCGTCAGCAGAACAACCTGCCCAAAGCGAAGAAGCAATTCCCGCATCTGGGTAAGGTACATTCTCAGGTGTTGCAGACCACAATTCGCAGACTGCACGATACCTGGGAAGCCTTTGTGAAACGGGGACATGGATTTCCGCGTTTCAAAAAGTTCGGTCAATTCAAATCCTTTGTGTTTCCCCAATTCAAGAATAATCCCATCAATGGCTTCACAATCAAATTGCCAAAGTTAGGGGAAATACCCATGAACCTGCATCCCCCCTTCGCCCCCCTTTCAAAGGGGGGTTGGGGGGATACAGGTAAGGGTATTGTCCAGGGTGCGAGGAACACAATGGTATGTTGTCGTCACGATTGAATCGGATATATCGGTTCCCGATGTCCCGGTTCACGGTCGGGCGATCGGGATTGACCTGGGATTGGAGCGATTCTTGACCGCTTCCGATCGCTCTTTCCAAGAACGCCCTAAGTTTTTCAAGTCGATGCAACGCAAGCTGAAATTGCTGCAATGCAGAGCCGCACGAAAACAAAAGGGTTCTCAAAACTGGGAGAAGGCGCAAATCGAAGTGGCTAGAATGCACCATCGCATTGCCAATCGTCGTAAAGATTTCCATCTGAAGACGGCTCATCAGCTTTGCGACCGGGCGCAAACCATCTTTGTAGAAGACCTCAACGTCAAAGGCTTGACCCGAGGGATGTTGCGAAAAGATTGTGTTGATGCCGCCTTCGGACAATTCCTGTCTCTGACGGAATGGGTTTGCTGGAAGCGTGGGGTCTACTTTGCTAAAGTCAATCCCAACGGCACCAGTCAAACCTGCCCCAACTGTTTTGCTACGGTGAGCAAAGGGTTGGAAGTCAGAGAGCATCATTGTCCTGAGTGTGGGTATCGAACGCATCGTGACCATGCTGCAGCAGAGATGGTTTTGCATCGTGGACTCGAACAAGTCAGTAGCCAGGGACTCTGGGGAACGGAAACCGCCTGTCAAGTCGGTCTGTCGGGGGTCTATGACCTAGATAAGTGGCGTGGGGCCCGAATACCCAATCGTGAGGTTGGGAAGCCCGCGCTGTAATCTTTGATTCAGCGTCGGGAAGATGTCACGACCCGAAGCTAGGTGGGCCTGAACATCCCTTGACGCGGGGAATAGTTAAAAGATTTCACTTTTACGGATATAAATCAATGAAAATTGCGATCGCAGGGGCGACCGGATTTGTAGGGAGTCGTTTAGTCGAACGGGCCCAAGAGGAGGGTCACGAGATCCTCGTGTTCACGCGCAATCCCACGAAAGCCCAGCGCGTTTTTCCTCCATCGGCATTTCCTCACGTGGAAATTGTCGGCTATACCCCCCAAGAGTCCGGGGAGTGGCAAAATGAACTGTCCGGTTGTGACGCGGTGGTTAATTTAGCCGGGACTCCCCTCGCAGACGAACGCTGGACCGCCGAACGCAAGCGGTCGATTCTCGACAGTCGCAAACTCGGAACCCGCAAACTGGTCGAGGCGATCGCCCAAGCGGATCCAAAACCCTCGGTTTTAGTGAATTCTTCGGCGGTCGGCTACTACGGAACCAGCGAAACGGCGACCTTTGACGAAACCAGTCCTCCGGGAGACGATTTTTTGGCGAACGTCTGTCGGGAATGGGAACACGAAGCCCGCCAAGTTAAGGAGAGTGACACCCGTTTGGTAATCGTTCGGACCGGAATTGTCCTCGGAATGGGTGGGGCGATCGCCAAAATGCTCACCCCGTTCCGCTTGTTTGCAGGCGGTCCGATTGGAAGCGGACACCAGTGGTTTTCCTGGATTCATCGCGACGATCTGGTCAATTT from Oxynema aestuarii AP17 harbors:
- a CDS encoding RNA-guided endonuclease InsQ/TnpB family protein; amino-acid sequence: MLTMNYTYRIYPDALQQTELRSWLETCRGVYNYALRELKDWIASRKCPVDRCSLEKEYIIPANEPFPSYHRQQNNLPKAKKQFPHLGKVHSQVLQTTIRRLHDTWEAFVKRGHGFPRFKKFGQFKSFVFPQFKNNPINGFTIKLPKLGEIPMNLHPPFAPLSKGGWGDTGKGIVQGARNTMVCCRHD
- a CDS encoding RNA-guided endonuclease InsQ/TnpB family protein, coding for MRGTQWYVVVTIESDISVPDVPVHGRAIGIDLGLERFLTASDRSFQERPKFFKSMQRKLKLLQCRAARKQKGSQNWEKAQIEVARMHHRIANRRKDFHLKTAHQLCDRAQTIFVEDLNVKGLTRGMLRKDCVDAAFGQFLSLTEWVCWKRGVYFAKVNPNGTSQTCPNCFATVSKGLEVREHHCPECGYRTHRDHAAAEMVLHRGLEQVSSQGLWGTETACQVGLSGVYDLDKWRGARIPNREVGKPAL
- the thyD gene encoding thylakoid membrane protein ThyD → MKIAIAGATGFVGSRLVERAQEEGHEILVFTRNPTKAQRVFPPSAFPHVEIVGYTPQESGEWQNELSGCDAVVNLAGTPLADERWTAERKRSILDSRKLGTRKLVEAIAQADPKPSVLVNSSAVGYYGTSETATFDETSPPGDDFLANVCREWEHEARQVKESDTRLVIVRTGIVLGMGGAIAKMLTPFRLFAGGPIGSGHQWFSWIHRDDLVNLILAALQRPEIEGVLDGTAPNPVRMKELCDTLGQVMHRPSWLPVPDFALHVLLGDAAQVVLEGQQVLPKRPLEYGFEYRYPTLKAALEEVLSSS